In one window of Candidatus Avedoeria danica DNA:
- a CDS encoding right-handed parallel beta-helix repeat-containing protein — translation MAHHPSLRRRAHFSAIALATVLAAAFAAPALAAPTRRAAQGPIDLCAAGNPITARGEFTRSVTLAPGAYVAPNCALRVKDVATLTLSAGTTIEFGDDTNLQVTGRLIVAGNNAGDVVLRSAAQVKNRGDWQGIRIQNKGTATFKGLEIRHTGQGGAAAIESEGAVSIENSTIAEGDGSGVVARRGGGTIRNTRITGQTKLGLDAQAPSGVGLSDMTLDGVTFEGNQGAAVQGGAAMQWTLLNNSATGNDVNGIVVPGGSVDRPMILRGGDLPYVFTGSVVHSKDLTIEPNTILKFSSPTANLRVRSAARLVAEGSEAQPIIATTDADDSACLFAGNPTPRISCDTDNDAKEPRPGAWQRIEVEDTGGVASIKHVTLRYGSSESLLIRSPGAVLDHVAIEYSNGVALRLFNGTKTAAGNYMTVSNSHFANNLGSAVDLDSLTVPITVSLQSSTFEDNAFTVRMSPDVELLNGGNTATGDGVKGYIVNQGEAKKSHTWRAGDLPFVIPASLRLVDSAATLTIQPGVVLKMGALGTARGQGTLEIERGRLVVGGSDPTKKVLITSVHDDACAAGDTTSGCDTNSDEGGSEPQSGDWTWVHVGRLAQEFRMTNAVVRYGGGSGARFGMLEIDHSNSIVTDSEFAYSLISGIAINGVQPRIERNTIRGNAKSAIRIVGADREIRVSIKDNMIYDNNGGAIEIDANVEVDLSGNSTQMPPGYTPNGAFRQLNGILISGNAQSSTTWRRSTDMPFIINTRVDVMNQAVLTIEPGVILKFTPLGSISTSRGTLVAVGRPDAKIVFTSVADSTVGGVSVDGSGPPGNRDWGGLEFTRPGTVRSGTLEHVELRHASGGNPPAAVRVQQDNVRIVNVTISDGANAGIYIDDADGVSVTETTIERIGGAAVLARTVTNLTATVKNNTIRNCGIAVSADANAQIEIGDNTVTDNRINGILIAGTVKTKRTWYADDMIYVTDEVSIESGGNLQIQPGTVVKSLTDKGLTLRIGALMLEGTAERPIVFTSIRDDRCSATVLTGCDTDSLDQDVEPGDWKGILVGAGTNNSVVLSHVLLLYGGQGPAAFESSANSTKIENSEIAWSNSNGITLNNVRTMVVTGNYLHHNGGAGLTMTGATAGQLQSNVFTDNERPVILSSTGIITTKDNVSVGNVADGMLFTVDTVSNAQVWAADLPRDITRNVSLVTNPQGGGNPDLKIDPGLLLRFAPSAGIKARAGRFEVGGAYFTSDLSDPRLRSWSGLSFEGTARGSLKHSVVALAGVGSIGAVDIKSEGQGTPIQVAYNQLLRSNASAITVGSDAGNVPAPVISGNLIASTKESGSGYAMRLTGEGEMTIQYNRIADFPNGILVNHKLPRINFNNFFGVRVKAVENVTQSNCVDAQNNWWGDVTGPLDNKSDGATDRCKLTNPGAKGAEVSEFVDWDPYLKASPPPVPMLDLPRCGYTNKTTVAVAGHAGPGAQVVLYDTDTKLDVPITADSAGNFRTELSLSAGVHDLSVETIGTVDNSAVPPQAQSLKSPRMGFRVVRVDPVPDIDPATIVFQYGTQVQPLRDATGCATPCGGASSGRVTLPPSTMVTVQVEVRGSPTAVEFVQPGRPAVPFTARANGWRTDPFQPAPGMFTIRINGQGGAFCQGFVYFGGLGRVFADTGAPGDPLFTIDFEDPTVLSNTLRMGAFVRSDVKPFGAGRWSAATSPGVDAEGKPRPYARSAEYVMSFLNPIDLASIPSPVLTFQHQFYLATGDSITIEGRASSADPWVTLGKSVTDPDGWKIDKGSNNNWTGVAIPLDTFARSSRFELRFAMKSNADNLVSEGWYLDDISVRPGGSNNERYDVGEPLLAGATVTLLQRDPESGEFVSWDASRTGQNNPQSTDSDGRFGFFSLPPGEYRVLVVRSGASGGLAPFQSEAFIVLDGSFVIDVPLSGGKLIYLPHTSRGAQLR, via the coding sequence GAACAGCACGATCGCCGAAGGCGACGGCAGCGGCGTCGTCGCCCGGCGCGGCGGCGGCACGATCCGCAACACCCGGATCACGGGCCAGACCAAGCTCGGCCTCGACGCGCAGGCGCCGAGCGGCGTCGGGCTCAGCGACATGACGCTCGACGGCGTCACGTTCGAAGGGAACCAAGGCGCGGCCGTGCAGGGCGGCGCCGCGATGCAGTGGACGCTTCTCAACAACTCGGCCACCGGCAACGATGTGAACGGCATCGTCGTCCCGGGCGGCAGCGTCGATCGGCCGATGATCCTGCGCGGCGGAGACCTGCCGTACGTGTTCACGGGCAGCGTCGTCCACTCCAAGGATCTGACGATCGAGCCGAACACGATCCTGAAGTTCAGCAGCCCGACGGCCAACCTGCGCGTCCGCAGCGCGGCGCGGCTCGTCGCCGAGGGCAGCGAGGCGCAGCCGATCATCGCGACGACGGACGCCGACGACAGCGCCTGCCTGTTCGCCGGCAACCCGACACCCCGCATCAGCTGCGACACGGACAACGATGCCAAGGAGCCGCGGCCGGGCGCATGGCAGCGGATCGAGGTCGAGGACACGGGCGGCGTCGCATCGATCAAGCACGTCACGCTCCGCTACGGCAGCAGTGAGTCGCTCCTCATCCGCTCGCCGGGTGCGGTGCTGGATCACGTCGCCATCGAGTACTCGAACGGCGTCGCGCTGCGGCTGTTCAACGGAACGAAGACGGCGGCCGGCAACTACATGACGGTCTCGAACAGCCATTTCGCGAACAACCTCGGCTCGGCGGTCGACCTCGACTCGCTGACGGTTCCGATCACGGTCAGCCTGCAGTCGTCGACGTTCGAGGACAACGCGTTCACGGTCCGCATGTCGCCCGACGTCGAGCTGCTGAACGGTGGGAACACGGCCACCGGCGACGGCGTGAAGGGCTACATCGTCAACCAGGGCGAGGCCAAGAAGAGCCACACGTGGCGCGCCGGTGACCTGCCGTTCGTCATCCCGGCGTCGCTCCGGCTCGTCGACTCGGCGGCGACGCTGACGATTCAGCCCGGTGTCGTCCTGAAGATGGGGGCGCTCGGCACGGCGCGGGGCCAGGGCACGCTCGAGATCGAGCGCGGCCGGCTCGTCGTCGGCGGGAGCGATCCGACCAAGAAGGTGCTGATCACCTCGGTCCACGACGACGCCTGCGCCGCGGGCGACACGACGTCCGGCTGCGACACGAACAGCGACGAGGGCGGCTCTGAGCCCCAGAGCGGCGACTGGACGTGGGTCCATGTCGGCCGGCTGGCGCAGGAGTTCCGGATGACGAACGCCGTCGTCAGGTACGGCGGCGGCAGCGGTGCCCGCTTCGGCATGCTCGAGATCGACCACTCGAACAGCATCGTCACGGACAGCGAGTTCGCCTACAGCCTGATCAGCGGCATCGCGATCAACGGGGTCCAGCCGCGGATCGAGCGGAACACGATCCGCGGGAACGCCAAGAGTGCGATCCGCATCGTCGGCGCCGACCGCGAGATCCGGGTGTCCATCAAGGACAACATGATCTACGACAACAACGGCGGCGCGATCGAGATCGACGCGAACGTCGAGGTCGACCTCTCGGGGAACTCGACCCAGATGCCGCCGGGTTACACGCCGAACGGCGCCTTCCGGCAACTGAACGGCATCCTGATCAGCGGCAACGCCCAGTCTTCGACGACGTGGCGCCGCTCGACCGACATGCCGTTCATCATCAACACGCGCGTCGACGTCATGAACCAAGCCGTCCTCACGATCGAGCCGGGCGTCATCCTGAAGTTCACGCCGCTCGGTTCGATCTCGACGAGCCGCGGCACGCTCGTCGCCGTCGGGCGGCCGGATGCCAAGATCGTCTTCACGTCGGTGGCCGACAGCACGGTCGGCGGCGTGTCCGTCGACGGATCGGGCCCGCCGGGCAACCGCGACTGGGGCGGGCTCGAGTTCACACGGCCCGGCACCGTCCGCAGCGGCACGCTGGAGCACGTCGAGCTGCGCCACGCCAGCGGCGGCAACCCGCCGGCGGCGGTGCGCGTGCAGCAGGACAACGTCCGGATCGTCAACGTGACGATCTCCGACGGCGCGAACGCCGGGATCTACATCGACGACGCGGACGGCGTGAGCGTCACCGAGACGACGATCGAGCGGATCGGCGGCGCGGCGGTGCTGGCACGGACGGTCACGAACCTGACGGCCACCGTCAAGAACAACACGATTCGGAACTGCGGCATCGCCGTCTCGGCGGACGCGAACGCCCAGATCGAGATCGGCGACAACACCGTCACCGACAATCGGATCAACGGCATCCTGATCGCCGGCACGGTGAAGACGAAGCGGACGTGGTACGCCGACGACATGATCTACGTCACCGACGAGGTCTCGATCGAATCGGGCGGCAACCTCCAGATCCAGCCGGGCACCGTCGTCAAGTCGTTGACCGACAAGGGGCTGACGCTCCGCATCGGCGCGCTGATGCTCGAGGGCACCGCCGAGCGCCCGATCGTGTTCACGTCGATCCGCGACGACCGCTGCAGCGCGACCGTCCTGACCGGCTGCGACACGGACTCGCTCGACCAGGACGTCGAACCGGGCGACTGGAAGGGCATCCTCGTCGGCGCCGGCACGAACAACAGCGTCGTCCTGTCGCACGTCCTGTTGCTCTACGGCGGCCAGGGACCGGCCGCCTTCGAGAGCAGCGCGAACAGCACGAAGATCGAGAACTCCGAGATCGCGTGGTCGAACAGCAACGGGATCACGTTGAACAACGTCCGCACGATGGTCGTGACCGGCAACTACCTCCACCACAACGGCGGCGCCGGCCTCACGATGACGGGCGCGACGGCCGGGCAGCTCCAGTCGAACGTCTTCACCGACAACGAGCGGCCGGTCATCCTGAGCTCGACGGGCATCATCACCACCAAGGACAACGTCTCCGTCGGCAACGTGGCGGACGGGATGCTCTTCACCGTCGACACCGTATCGAACGCCCAGGTCTGGGCGGCCGACCTGCCGCGCGACATCACGCGCAACGTGTCGCTCGTGACGAACCCGCAGGGCGGCGGCAACCCCGATCTCAAGATCGATCCGGGCCTGCTGCTCCGGTTCGCGCCAAGCGCCGGGATCAAGGCCCGCGCCGGCCGCTTCGAGGTCGGCGGCGCCTACTTCACATCCGATCTCTCGGACCCGCGACTGCGTTCGTGGTCGGGCCTGAGCTTCGAGGGCACGGCGCGCGGCAGCCTGAAGCACAGCGTCGTGGCGCTGGCCGGCGTCGGCTCGATCGGGGCGGTGGACATCAAGAGCGAGGGCCAGGGCACGCCGATCCAGGTGGCGTACAACCAGCTGCTGCGCTCGAACGCATCGGCGATCACCGTCGGCTCCGACGCGGGCAACGTGCCGGCCCCCGTGATCTCCGGCAACCTCATCGCCAGCACGAAGGAGAGCGGGTCCGGCTACGCGATGCGCTTGACGGGCGAAGGGGAGATGACGATCCAGTACAACCGGATCGCCGACTTCCCGAACGGCATCCTGGTGAACCACAAGCTGCCGCGGATCAACTTCAACAACTTCTTCGGTGTGCGCGTCAAGGCGGTCGAGAACGTGACGCAGTCGAACTGCGTCGATGCCCAGAACAATTGGTGGGGCGATGTGACCGGCCCGCTGGACAACAAGTCCGATGGGGCGACGGACCGCTGCAAGCTCACGAACCCCGGCGCCAAGGGCGCGGAGGTCTCGGAGTTCGTCGACTGGGATCCCTACCTCAAGGCCTCGCCGCCGCCGGTGCCGATGCTCGACCTGCCGCGCTGCGGCTATACGAACAAGACGACGGTCGCCGTTGCCGGCCACGCCGGCCCGGGCGCGCAGGTCGTGCTCTACGACACGGACACGAAGCTCGACGTGCCGATCACGGCCGACAGCGCCGGCAACTTCCGCACCGAACTCTCGCTCTCGGCGGGCGTTCACGACCTGTCGGTCGAGACGATCGGCACGGTCGACAATTCGGCCGTCCCGCCGCAAGCGCAGAGCCTGAAGAGCCCGCGGATGGGCTTCCGCGTCGTGCGCGTCGATCCGGTGCCGGACATCGATCCGGCGACGATCGTCTTCCAGTACGGTACGCAGGTCCAGCCGCTGCGCGACGCGACGGGCTGCGCCACGCCGTGCGGCGGCGCGTCGAGCGGCCGCGTCACGCTGCCGCCGTCGACGATGGTCACCGTCCAGGTCGAGGTCCGCGGCAGCCCGACCGCGGTCGAGTTCGTCCAGCCGGGCCGCCCGGCCGTCCCGTTCACGGCGCGCGCGAATGGCTGGCGCACCGACCCGTTCCAGCCGGCGCCCGGCATGTTCACGATCCGGATCAACGGCCAGGGCGGCGCGTTCTGCCAAGGCTTCGTCTACTTCGGCGGCCTTGGCCGGGTCTTCGCCGACACCGGCGCCCCGGGCGATCCGCTGTTCACGATCGACTTCGAGGACCCGACCGTCCTGTCCAACACGCTGCGGATGGGCGCGTTCGTGCGATCGGACGTCAAGCCGTTCGGCGCGGGTCGGTGGAGCGCGGCCACTTCGCCGGGCGTTGACGCGGAGGGCAAGCCGCGGCCGTATGCCCGGAGCGCCGAGTACGTTATGTCGTTCCTGAACCCGATCGACCTCGCGAGCATCCCGTCGCCGGTCCTGACGTTCCAGCATCAGTTCTACCTGGCGACCGGCGATTCGATCACGATCGAAGGCCGGGCGTCGTCGGCCGACCCGTGGGTCACGCTCGGCAAGAGCGTCACCGACCCGGACGGCTGGAAGATCGACAAGGGCTCGAACAACAACTGGACCGGCGTCGCGATCCCGCTCGACACGTTCGCGCGCTCGAGCCGGTTCGAGCTGCGCTTCGCGATGAAGTCGAACGCCGACAACCTGGTGTCCGAAGGCTGGTACCTGGACGACATTTCCGTCCGTCCGGGCGGCAGCAACAACGAGCGCTACGATGTCGGCGAGCCGCTGCTGGCCGGCGCCACGGTCACGCTCCTGCAGCGTGATCCTGAGTCCGGCGAGTTCGTCTCGTGGGATGCCAGCCGCACCGGCCAGAACAACCCGCAGTCCACGGACAGCGACGGCCGCTTCGGCTTCTTCAGCCTGCCGCCGGGTGAGTACCGCGTCCTCGTCGTGCGCAGTGGCGCCAGCGGCGGCCTTGCGCCCTTCCAGAGCGAGGCGTTCATCGTCCTCGACGGCAGCTTCGTCATCGACGTCCCGCTCTCGGGCGGGAAGCTCATCTACCTGCCGCACACGTCCCGCGGGGCGCAGCTGCGGTAG